A stretch of DNA from Thermodesulfobacteriota bacterium:
CGGCTATGTGGAGCTTCTACCGTACGGAACCTGGCACTTTTACTATTTCTCCGGCTGGTACGACGCTTCCGGCAGCAATATCCGCGTGACCGGAGAGCTTGCATCGGAGGTGACCCTGGACCGGGACTACCTCCTCCGCTTCGATGTCTGGGGCGAGATCGAGAGCGTGGACGGACCCTACTTCGACCGGCTCGAGTTCTTTGTCGACTGGTGGTCTATGCGGAGTTTCAATCCGACTTACGACATGAACGGCGCTCCGCTGCAGCCGTACCCCGTTCCGCGAAGGACCGAGACCATCGACCTGTCTCAATTCACGGGCGGCACGGTCACGCTGCGGTTTCTCTGGGACACGGGCGACGGCCTTTACCAGAAGTTCGCCGGCTGGTTCGTGCAGAACATCGAACTCATACCTATCGGGAGTTGACGGAACATGGTTGTCGGAAACGGATACGGAGAAGAGGGCGGCGGGCCGATCATCGAGCAGACCAGTTCGTCGCCGTCCCATTACGAGATCATGGCGCTGGTGCGTCTGCTCGCGGCCGGTCTCGGCGTGACGGACGGCGAGGGTGATGAGCCCTATCTCCAGCAGATTCGAGACAGCCTGGCTGAGATCAAAGGCATTCTGCAGCAGAGTCACGACGCCTCCGAAGCCCTTCGGGCGGAAGCTCAAACGGTACTGGAGGCGCACGCCGAGAGCGCGCAGCAATACATGCAGGTCGTGGATCAACCGATGCCGCCGGACTTCAACCCCTTCGTCGCCATGCCGGCGGGCACTGTTGTGAGAGACCTTCCCGACGGAGGACGCCTTTTCACCCTCGCCGACGGCGTCATGGTTCGGGTGGGACCGGATGGAAGACTGACGGCCATCGGCATGGATGGCTCTGTGACCGCTCTCGAACCCGCGCGCGGCGGCGTGGTAACGCTCCCCGACGGCCGGGAGCTGATGCTCAAGCCCGAGGCGGTGCGTATGACCCATGAAGCGGCCGGAATCGAAGGGCTGCCCTTGGACATCGATCCGACACAGACCGCGCAGGGGCGCTGCCGCGTGGAGCTGCCGGGCGGTTACCGGCTGGATGTATTTCAGTCAGAGCGCACGGCCATGATCGGCAACCCCGCGGGCACCTCGGTGGTGCTCGGCATTTCCCGGATCGAAGGCGTGGGCGAGGATATCGAGGTTCGTCTGGTGCCCGGCGGGGCCAAGGGCTTTACGGCCATGGAAAGCGGTCACAAGGGCGTCATCGAGGCCGACGGCACGATCCATGTCGCCATGGCGGGCGGGTTGGACCTGGTCATTCATTTCCCGGACGACGATGACTCCAATGGAGACCCAGGTTCGGGTGACCCGCCCGCCTGCATCTGCGAGGAGCGTGATTGATGGCCTTGGATTTTCTCGGACGCGGGCTGAAGTTCCCCTTCCGCTTTCAGCGGCGGTCCGGTGGCGCGCAGATCTCCTCGGCCACCTCCACCGAGCACGAACACATCCACGAGAGCATCATCCAGATTCTCGGCACCCGGCCGGGCGAACGGTTCATGCGCCCGGAATTCGGCTCGAAACTCAAGGACCTGGTGTTCGAACCGAACGATGAGGTGCTGAAGGGCCTGATCCGCCATTACGTGATCGACGCCGTGAAACGCTGGGAGAAACGGATCGTCATCACCGGTGTCTCCTTCGACGATTCCCCCTCGAACAAGGATCGCAATCTTCTCCCGGTCCGCATCGCCTATCGCGTCATCCAAAGCCAGGTGGAAGGCAACCTGGTCTATCCCTTCTACCGCGAACCGCGCCCATCCGCTCCGCCCCGACAGTTCCGCTCCGTCGCCGGTAAGTAACAAGCGGGTCCTCGTCCGGCTCGTCCGGGGGGACCACTTGTGACCGAACCGCAACGGACGAACGGAAATGGGCAGAGCGAGCATCGCTTACACGAACAAGGACTACGACTCCCTGCGCCGGGAACTGCTGGCGCGGGTGCCGCAGCTCACCGACCGCTGGACGGATTTCAACGCGTCCGACCTGGGCGTGGTGTTGCTGGAACTCTTCTGCGGCATCGGCGACATGCTGGCCTACTATCTCGACGCCCAGGCGGCGGAGGCCTTCCTGCCCACCGCCCGCCAGCGGCAGAACGTTATCAACCTCTGCAAACTCATCAGCTACCGGCTCGACGGGCCGGTGGCCGCCACCACCTCCTTGCGTTTCTCCCTGGCCGCGCCGCTCGACGCGGATCTGGTGATCCCGGCGGGAACGACGTGCAGGGCCCGTCTGGAAGAAAACGACATCGTGTTCGAGACGGCCGAAGACGCGACGATCCCTCGGAGCCGGACGAGCGTCGATGCGGGCGCGCGCCAGGGAAAACGCAAGACCGAGACCTTCACGGCCGACGGGGACACGGGCGATCCG
This window harbors:
- a CDS encoding GPW/gp25 family protein; this encodes MALDFLGRGLKFPFRFQRRSGGAQISSATSTEHEHIHESIIQILGTRPGERFMRPEFGSKLKDLVFEPNDEVLKGLIRHYVIDAVKRWEKRIVITGVSFDDSPSNKDRNLLPVRIAYRVIQSQVEGNLVYPFYREPRPSAPPRQFRSVAGK